One Maribacter sp. HTCC2170 genomic window, ACTTTTTTCGTTTCAAAAAAGTCCTCCGTGAAATAGGCGGGCAAGTCATATGTCTGCGCATTTTTATAGTCTTTAAGTTCTTCCGACAAATCCCCTCCTTTTAGGTAAAGTATTCCATTTCTTCTATCATGAACTGATTCTTTCTTTATTTTTCCTTTTACCCAATGCACAAATGTTGGCATTGCGGCCACCGCCCTACTTACAATAAAATCGTATCGGCCATTAACCTCCTCAACCCTACTATTGATTGAGGTTACATTTTCAATTCCCAGGCCTTCAACAACCTCTTGGACCACCTTTACTTTTTTACCAATAGAATCTACAAGTGTAAAATCAGCTTCCGGAAACAATATGGCCAAAGGTATACCTGGAAATCCCCCTCCAGTTCCAACATCCAATATTGAAGCACCAGGTTTAAACTCCTGAATTTTGGCGATTCCAAGTGAATGCAAGACATGTCGCAAGTACAACTCATCAATATCTTTTCGGGATACTACATTAATTTTCAGATTCCAGTCCTTGTAAAGCTCTTCTAAACGAATAAACTGGGTTTTTTGGGCTTCAGATAAATTGGGAAAATATTTAAATACTAATTCAGCTTTCATTCTTACCTTTGTATTTGGCAAAAATAGCATATTCGAAATCAATTATGTTTATTCACTAAATGCAGGCTTGACCATAAAGGACAGAAGTTATTGCCGTATATTTACAAAAATTTTATAAGATGGAAACCAAACCCATAAGATTTTCTAGAAAAGATTCGACCCAGTTTTTTAAGACCTTGAATAAACGGGTGAATAATTATTTCAAAGAAAATCACAAAGAAAAAACTGGAGACTGGCGATTGCATTTGAAAACAATAGTAATGTTTGCTCTTTTCCTAACTCCTTATTTTTTGATCTTAACCCTTGGTCTTCCTAATTGGGCCAATCTATTATTAACCATAGTCATGGGTGTGGGTATGGCGGGAGTTGGTATGAATGTAATGCATGATGGAAATCATGGTTCATATTCCTCAAGAAAATGGATCAATAAGATAATGGGCGGTAGTATTTATATTCTTGCTGGAAATGTTTACAACTGGCAAGTTCAACACAACGTTCTACATCATACCTATACCAATATTCATAATCATGATGAAGATTTGGAAGCAGGTCGGATTTTACGCTTTTCAAAGCATGCTGAATGGAGAAAACATCATAAATTTCAACATTTTTACTCCATTTTCCTATATGGACTCTTAACATTCAACTGGGCAATTACCACTGATTTTCAACAAATGTACCGGTATATGAAAAGGAAACTGTCTTTTGGTAAATTCCCAAATCCTGTTGTTAATTGGAGTACGTTGGTCATCACCAAAACACTCTATGTTACGATCTGGATTGTTTTGCCAATGCTTATTTTAGATATTGCCTGGTGGAAGATTCTATTAGGATTTTTCATAATGCATTATGTCGCCGGAGTAATTTTAAGTGTTGTTTTTCAATTGGCACATGTAGTAGATGAAGCAGATACCCCTTTGCCAGATGAGAATGGTACGATGAAAAACACATGGGCGATTCACCAATTATTTACCACTGTAAATTTTGGCACTAAAAACAAGATTGTAAATTGGTTTACGGGAGGATTGAACCATCAGGTTGAACATCACATTTTTCCCAACATTAGTCATGTTCATTACACAAAAATTTCCAAAATTGTTAAACAAACTGCGAAGGAGTTTAATTTGCCTTATAATGAATATAAAACTACTAGAAAAGCTATAATTTCGCATTTTAAACATTTAAAGGAATTAGGCAAAAGACCTGCCTTACAATATTAGAAATTCTACTATTAAAATGAGCAACCAACTATCGGATAGGATAAACAGCGTAACTCCTTCCGCAACCCTTGAAATGGCTGCAAAGGCCAGAGAATTAAGAGCTTCAGGAAAAGACATTATAGGATTAAGTTTGGGGGAACCAGACTTTAAAGTACCTGATTACATAAAAAACGCTGCAGTTGATGCCGTAAATGAAGGATACAATTCCTATACTCCAGTTGATGGTTATGTAGAGTTGAAAGACGCCATTATCACAAAATTCAAGAGAGATAACAATCTCAATTACGAACCAACACAAATCGTTGTTTCAACCGGGGCTAAACAAGCGCTTTATAATGTAGCCCAGGTATGTCTCAATAAAGGTGATGAAGTTATATTGCCTTGCCCATATTGGGTAAGTTATAGCGATATAGTAAAATTAGCTGATGGGGTGCCAGTAGAAGTGCCAACATCGTTGGAAAATGATTTTAAAATGACAGCTGAACAATTAGAAGCTGCCATAACGCCAAACACCAAAATGCTATGGTATAGCTCTCCTTGTAATCCAAGTGGTTCTATTTATAGCAAAGAAGAATTAAGGGAATTAGCCGATGTTCTTCAGAAATATCCTCAGATTATTGTTGTTAGCGATGAAATTTACGAACATATAAACTATGGGGTTACAGAACACGCTTCAATGGCAGAATTTGAAGATATGTTCGATCGTACTGTTACAGTAAATGGTGTGGCAAAGGCTTTTGCAATGACAGGTTGGAGAATCGGTTATATTGGAGCACCTGCTTATATCGCAAGAGCTACGAATAAATTACAAGGACAGGTAACCAGTGGTGCCAACTGTATAGCTCAAAGAGCTGTGATTACCGCATTATTGGAATCACCAGCCCGTATTGAATTTATGGTTAAAGAATTTAAAGGGCGTAGAAAGCTTATTCTTGAATTACTTAACGATATTGAAGGGTTTACCTGCAACGAACCTGAAGGGGCATTCTACGTATTCCCGGATGTAAAAGCATTCTTTGGGAGGACTGTTAAAGGCAAAGAAATTAAAAATGCATCTGATTTTGCAATGTATTTACTCGAAGAAGCCAACGTTGCTACCGTAACAGGAGATGCTTTTGGAAATGGCAATTGTATTCGAATTTCTTATGCGGCCTCAGAGAATGACATACGAGAAGCAATTGCTAGAATAAAAGCTGTTTTATAAAACTTCTACAAGATTATCACTATTAAAA contains:
- the rsmG gene encoding 16S rRNA (guanine(527)-N(7))-methyltransferase RsmG → MKAELVFKYFPNLSEAQKTQFIRLEELYKDWNLKINVVSRKDIDELYLRHVLHSLGIAKIQEFKPGASILDVGTGGGFPGIPLAILFPEADFTLVDSIGKKVKVVQEVVEGLGIENVTSINSRVEEVNGRYDFIVSRAVAAMPTFVHWVKGKIKKESVHDRRNGILYLKGGDLSEELKDYKNAQTYDLPAYFTEDFFETKKVVYLPLKYKG
- a CDS encoding fatty acid desaturase family protein; translated protein: METKPIRFSRKDSTQFFKTLNKRVNNYFKENHKEKTGDWRLHLKTIVMFALFLTPYFLILTLGLPNWANLLLTIVMGVGMAGVGMNVMHDGNHGSYSSRKWINKIMGGSIYILAGNVYNWQVQHNVLHHTYTNIHNHDEDLEAGRILRFSKHAEWRKHHKFQHFYSIFLYGLLTFNWAITTDFQQMYRYMKRKLSFGKFPNPVVNWSTLVITKTLYVTIWIVLPMLILDIAWWKILLGFFIMHYVAGVILSVVFQLAHVVDEADTPLPDENGTMKNTWAIHQLFTTVNFGTKNKIVNWFTGGLNHQVEHHIFPNISHVHYTKISKIVKQTAKEFNLPYNEYKTTRKAIISHFKHLKELGKRPALQY
- a CDS encoding pyridoxal phosphate-dependent aminotransferase; amino-acid sequence: MSNQLSDRINSVTPSATLEMAAKARELRASGKDIIGLSLGEPDFKVPDYIKNAAVDAVNEGYNSYTPVDGYVELKDAIITKFKRDNNLNYEPTQIVVSTGAKQALYNVAQVCLNKGDEVILPCPYWVSYSDIVKLADGVPVEVPTSLENDFKMTAEQLEAAITPNTKMLWYSSPCNPSGSIYSKEELRELADVLQKYPQIIVVSDEIYEHINYGVTEHASMAEFEDMFDRTVTVNGVAKAFAMTGWRIGYIGAPAYIARATNKLQGQVTSGANCIAQRAVITALLESPARIEFMVKEFKGRRKLILELLNDIEGFTCNEPEGAFYVFPDVKAFFGRTVKGKEIKNASDFAMYLLEEANVATVTGDAFGNGNCIRISYAASENDIREAIARIKAVL